From one Cereibacter sphaeroides 2.4.1 genomic stretch:
- a CDS encoding PhoH family protein, with the protein MALQHKELSLGISALTPPTRSEDVVETLLEFPDNRLLIDLCGEYDRNLAQIEHQMGVHILRRGNRLAVIGDREARDQASSVLRGLYSRLEAGRGLVAGDIDGAIRLGRPVLDAAQGEQIELFTPGKYEIRTRKKPVEPRTEAQKAYVANLFDHELAFGIGPAGTGKTYLAVAVGVTMLIGGVVDRIILSRPAVEAGERLGFLPGDMKEKIDPYMQPLYDALNDFLPQKQLMKLMEEKRIEIAPLAFMRGRTLSNAFVVLDEAQNATTMQMKMFLTRLGEGSRMVVTGDRTQIDLPRGTASGLADAERVLKSVRGVSFNYFTAKDVVRHPLVARIIEAYEAEDGASG; encoded by the coding sequence ATGGCCCTCCAGCACAAGGAGTTGTCTTTGGGCATCAGCGCGCTGACCCCCCCGACCCGTTCCGAGGATGTCGTGGAAACGCTTCTCGAATTCCCTGACAATCGTCTCCTGATCGATCTCTGCGGCGAGTATGACCGCAACCTGGCGCAGATCGAACATCAGATGGGCGTGCATATCCTGCGCCGGGGCAACCGGCTGGCGGTGATCGGCGACAGGGAAGCGCGGGATCAGGCGTCATCGGTGCTCCGAGGCCTCTATTCCCGGCTCGAGGCGGGCCGCGGTCTTGTCGCGGGCGACATCGACGGGGCGATCCGGCTGGGTCGCCCGGTGCTCGACGCGGCACAGGGCGAGCAGATCGAACTTTTCACCCCGGGAAAATACGAGATCCGCACCCGGAAGAAGCCGGTCGAGCCGCGCACCGAGGCGCAGAAGGCCTATGTCGCCAATCTCTTCGATCACGAACTGGCCTTCGGCATCGGCCCGGCGGGCACCGGCAAGACCTATCTTGCCGTCGCCGTGGGCGTGACCATGCTGATCGGCGGCGTGGTCGACCGGATCATCCTCTCGCGTCCCGCGGTCGAGGCGGGCGAGCGGCTGGGGTTCCTGCCCGGCGACATGAAGGAGAAGATCGACCCCTACATGCAGCCGCTCTACGATGCGCTGAACGATTTCCTGCCGCAGAAGCAGCTCATGAAGCTGATGGAGGAGAAGCGGATCGAGATCGCGCCGCTCGCCTTCATGCGCGGGCGCACCCTCTCGAACGCCTTCGTCGTGCTCGACGAGGCGCAGAACGCGACCACCATGCAGATGAAGATGTTCCTCACGCGTCTGGGCGAGGGCAGCCGCATGGTCGTCACCGGCGACCGCACGCAGATCGACCTGCCGCGGGGCACCGCCTCGGGGCTCGCCGATGCCGAGCGGGTGCTGAAGTCGGTGCGCGGGGTCTCGTTCAACTACTTCACGGCCAAGGA
- the miaB gene encoding tRNA (N6-isopentenyl adenosine(37)-C2)-methylthiotransferase MiaB, protein MSEARKLFIKTYGCQMNVYDSERMAEALGAKGYVLTEVAEEADMVLLNTCHIREKAAEKVYSDLGRLRPLKTAKPDLKIGVAGCVAQAEGEEILKRMPLVDLVVGPQSYHRLPDMLERTEGGARVVDTDFPEEDKFDHLPERKATRGPAAFLTVQEGCDKFCAFCVVPYTRGAEVSRPFARLMAEARGLVERGVREITLLGQNVNAWSNDGRGLGGLIRELARIDGLERLRYTTSHPNDMADDLIEAHGAEPKLMPYLHLPVQSGSDRILKAMNRKHTAEHYLRLIERIRAARPDILLTSDFIVGFPGETEADFEATLDLIRAVGFGSAFSFKYSARPGTPAAEKPELPAEVCDARLQRLQALVTEQQRAAQMAMVGREVGVLYEKAGRLPGQMVGKSDHLHAVHVEDKAGQVGDLVRVRITASAPNSLAGERLGA, encoded by the coding sequence ATGTCCGAAGCCCGCAAGCTCTTCATCAAGACCTACGGCTGTCAGATGAATGTCTACGACAGCGAGCGCATGGCCGAGGCGCTCGGCGCCAAGGGCTATGTGCTGACCGAGGTCGCCGAAGAGGCCGACATGGTGCTCCTGAACACCTGCCACATCCGCGAGAAGGCGGCGGAGAAGGTCTATTCGGATCTGGGCCGCCTCCGGCCGCTGAAGACCGCCAAGCCCGACCTGAAGATCGGCGTGGCGGGCTGCGTGGCGCAGGCCGAGGGCGAGGAGATCCTCAAGCGGATGCCGCTCGTGGATCTGGTGGTGGGTCCGCAGAGCTATCACCGCCTGCCCGACATGCTGGAGCGCACCGAAGGGGGCGCCCGCGTGGTGGACACGGACTTTCCCGAAGAGGACAAGTTCGACCATCTGCCCGAGCGCAAGGCCACCCGCGGCCCGGCGGCCTTCCTGACCGTGCAGGAGGGCTGCGACAAGTTCTGCGCCTTCTGCGTCGTGCCCTACACCCGTGGCGCCGAGGTGAGCCGGCCCTTCGCGCGGCTGATGGCCGAGGCCCGCGGGCTGGTGGAGCGGGGCGTCCGCGAGATCACGCTTCTGGGGCAGAACGTGAATGCCTGGTCGAACGACGGCCGCGGGCTCGGCGGGCTCATCCGCGAGCTGGCCCGCATCGACGGGCTCGAGCGGCTGCGCTACACGACCTCGCATCCCAACGACATGGCCGACGATCTGATCGAGGCCCACGGGGCCGAGCCCAAGCTCATGCCCTATCTGCATCTGCCGGTGCAGTCGGGGTCGGACCGGATCCTGAAGGCCATGAACCGCAAGCACACGGCCGAACATTATCTGCGGCTGATCGAGCGGATCCGCGCCGCGCGCCCCGACATCCTGCTGACCTCGGACTTCATCGTGGGCTTCCCCGGCGAGACCGAAGCCGATTTCGAGGCGACGCTCGATCTGATCCGGGCGGTGGGCTTCGGCTCGGCTTTCTCGTTCAAATATTCCGCGCGCCCCGGCACGCCCGCCGCCGAGAAGCCCGAACTGCCGGCCGAGGTCTGCGACGCGCGGCTTCAGCGGCTGCAGGCGCTGGTGACCGAGCAGCAGCGGGCGGCACAGATGGCGATGGTCGGGCGCGAGGTGGGCGTGCTCTACGAGAAGGCCGGGCGCCTGCCCGGACAGATGGTCGGCAAGTCCGACCATCTCCACGCCGTCCATGTCGAGGACAAGGCGGGGCAAGTGGGCGATCTGGTGCGCGTGCGCATCACCGCAAGCGCGCCGAACTCGCTCGCCGGAGAGCGTCTGGGCGCCTGA
- a CDS encoding arylesterase, with protein MHLVPLSFRPRYGALGAMRNMALALVFSAMPAAAAEEVTVLALGDSLTAGYGLPEGEGFVPQMQQWLRDHGESVSLVNAGVSGDTTAGGRARLDWSLTPEVDAMIVNLGGNDMLRGLDPALTRGNLEAILKTAEDRGLPVLLVGLAAPGNYGPDFKRSFDAIFPGLAQSYGADLEPNFFAALAARLDEPDARQRYMQPDGIHPSAEGVAVIVEEMGPRVQALVERARQ; from the coding sequence ATGCACCTTGTCCCTCTCAGCTTCAGACCCCGATATGGCGCGCTCGGCGCGATGCGCAACATGGCGCTGGCCCTCGTCTTCTCGGCCATGCCTGCCGCCGCGGCCGAGGAGGTCACGGTGCTGGCGCTCGGCGACAGCCTGACGGCGGGCTACGGCCTGCCCGAGGGCGAGGGCTTCGTGCCGCAAATGCAGCAATGGCTGCGGGACCATGGCGAGAGCGTCTCGCTGGTGAATGCCGGCGTCTCGGGCGACACGACGGCGGGCGGCCGCGCGCGGCTCGACTGGAGCCTGACGCCCGAGGTCGATGCCATGATCGTGAACCTCGGCGGCAACGACATGCTGCGCGGCCTCGATCCGGCGCTGACGCGCGGGAACCTCGAGGCGATCCTGAAGACGGCCGAGGACCGCGGGCTGCCGGTGCTTCTGGTCGGGCTCGCGGCCCCGGGCAACTATGGTCCCGACTTCAAGCGGTCGTTCGATGCGATCTTTCCCGGTCTGGCCCAAAGCTACGGCGCGGATCTGGAACCGAACTTCTTCGCCGCCCTTGCCGCACGGCTGGACGAGCCCGACGCGCGTCAGCGCTACATGCAGCCCGACGGCATCCATCCGAGCGCCGAGGGCGTGGCCGTGATCGTGGAGGAAATGGGGCCGCGCGTGCAGGCGCTGGTCGAGCGTGCGCGGCAGTAG
- a CDS encoding ABC transporter ATP-binding protein — MSETILALRDARLTLAGNAGPVEILKGISLDVRRGETLGLVGPSGSGKSSLLMLMGGLERATGGTVTALGQDLTAMDEDQLARFRRGNMGVVFQSFHLIPTMTALENVAIPLELAGAPDAFDRAEAELRAVGLGPRIDHYPSQMSGGEQQRVALARAAAPRPAILLADEPTGNLDGVNGAAIMDLLFGLRDRHGATLVLVTHAPELAARCDRVVRLADGRIAGEERKAA; from the coding sequence ATGAGCGAGACGATCCTGGCGCTGAGGGACGCGCGGCTGACGTTGGCGGGAAACGCAGGCCCGGTCGAGATCCTGAAGGGGATCAGTCTGGACGTGCGGCGCGGCGAGACGCTGGGGCTCGTGGGGCCTTCGGGATCGGGCAAGTCGTCGCTCCTGATGCTGATGGGCGGGCTGGAGCGCGCCACCGGCGGCACGGTCACGGCGCTGGGCCAGGACCTGACGGCGATGGACGAGGACCAGCTCGCGCGGTTCCGCCGGGGGAATATGGGCGTCGTCTTCCAGTCTTTCCACCTCATCCCCACGATGACGGCACTTGAAAATGTCGCGATCCCGCTGGAGCTTGCCGGCGCGCCCGACGCCTTCGACCGCGCCGAGGCCGAGCTGCGCGCCGTGGGGCTCGGGCCCCGGATCGACCATTATCCCTCGCAGATGTCGGGGGGCGAGCAGCAGCGGGTGGCGCTCGCGCGTGCCGCGGCGCCCCGGCCCGCGATCCTTCTGGCCGACGAGCCGACGGGCAATCTCGACGGGGTGAACGGGGCCGCGATCATGGATCTCCTCTTCGGGCTGCGCGACCGGCACGGGGCGACGCTGGTCCTCGTGACCCATGCGCCCGAACTTGCCGCGCGCTGCGACCGGGTGGTGCGGCTCGCCGACGGGCGCATCGCAGGCGAGGAGCGCAAGGCGGCATGA
- a CDS encoding ABC transporter permease — protein sequence MRNAARIARRELRGGLRGFRVFLACLTLGVAAIAAVGLVRAAIEAGLTDQGAVLLGGDAQMEFTYRFATPEEKAWMEARAERVSEVVEFRSMAVVGEDRALTQVKGVDGLYPLEGEVELDPPFPLEEALADRGLPGAVMDRVLADRLGLSVGESFRLGTRNFRLGAVLVREPDSITGGFSFGPRTLVHSSALTSSGLLEPGTLYETEYRLDLPAGTDLAAAQAEAEAAFRDKGMRWSDSRRASPGVERFVDRTGSFLVLVGLAGLAVGGVGISAAVRAYLEGKVATIATLRTLGAEGRTIFLAYLFQIGALTALGVAAGLLLGVLLPLAASPFIEASLPFPVTFGIYPAPLLEAAFYGILTAFIFTLWPLARAESVRAAALYRGTGEGGRPRWPWLAAIGGLTALLVGGAVAFSGTALLALASAGGIVGALLILAMAALLLRRAARSAARSRLARGRTALRLALASIGGPRQEATSVVLSLGLGLSVLAAVGQIDANLRSAIERDLPARAPSYFFVDIQQDQIEGFLSTLRGDAAVSRVEAAPMLRGVLTRINGRPAREVAGEHWVVRGDRGISYAARPDETARVVAGTFWPEDYQGPPQVSFAAEEAAEIGLKLGDRLTVNILGRDIEAEITSLREVDFSSAGMGFVMVMNPAALAGAPHTFIATVYAEPEAEGRILRELATAYPNITAIRVKDAIERVSEALSAIATATAWAAAATLVTGFVVLIGAAAAGERGRIYEAAVLKTLGATRARILASFALRSGLLGGAAGLVAILAGGLAGWAVMTFVMDASYRFEPVSALAIVVGGVLATLLAGLLFALRPLRSRPAQVLRAQE from the coding sequence ATGAGAAACGCGGCACGGATTGCGCGGCGCGAGCTGCGCGGGGGCCTCCGCGGCTTCCGGGTGTTTCTGGCCTGCCTCACGCTCGGGGTCGCGGCCATTGCGGCGGTGGGCCTCGTGCGGGCGGCCATCGAGGCCGGGCTGACGGATCAGGGCGCGGTGCTGCTCGGCGGCGACGCGCAGATGGAATTCACCTACCGCTTCGCCACGCCCGAGGAGAAGGCCTGGATGGAGGCCCGGGCCGAGCGCGTCTCGGAGGTGGTCGAGTTCCGCTCCATGGCCGTGGTGGGCGAGGACCGGGCGCTCACGCAGGTGAAGGGCGTGGACGGCCTCTATCCGCTCGAGGGCGAGGTCGAGCTCGACCCGCCCTTCCCGCTCGAGGAGGCTCTGGCCGACCGCGGCCTGCCCGGCGCCGTGATGGATCGGGTGCTGGCCGACCGGCTCGGCCTCTCGGTGGGCGAGAGCTTCCGGCTCGGCACCCGCAATTTCCGGCTGGGCGCGGTCCTCGTGCGCGAGCCCGACAGCATCACCGGCGGCTTCTCCTTCGGGCCGCGCACGCTGGTGCACAGCTCGGCCCTCACCTCCTCCGGCCTGCTCGAGCCCGGCACGCTCTACGAGACGGAATACCGGCTCGACCTGCCCGCGGGCACCGATCTCGCCGCAGCGCAGGCCGAGGCAGAGGCCGCCTTCCGCGACAAGGGGATGCGCTGGTCGGACAGCCGCCGCGCAAGCCCGGGCGTCGAGCGGTTCGTGGACCGGACAGGCTCCTTCCTCGTCCTCGTGGGGCTCGCCGGTCTCGCCGTGGGCGGCGTCGGCATCTCTGCCGCGGTGCGCGCCTATCTCGAGGGGAAGGTCGCCACCATCGCCACGCTCCGCACGCTCGGGGCCGAGGGGCGCACGATCTTTCTGGCCTATCTGTTCCAGATCGGCGCGCTGACCGCGCTCGGCGTGGCGGCCGGGCTTCTGCTGGGCGTCCTTCTGCCGCTCGCGGCCTCGCCCTTCATCGAGGCCTCCCTGCCCTTCCCGGTGACCTTCGGGATCTATCCGGCACCTCTGCTCGAAGCCGCCTTCTACGGCATCCTCACCGCCTTCATCTTCACGCTCTGGCCGCTCGCCCGCGCCGAGAGCGTCCGCGCCGCCGCGCTCTACCGCGGCACGGGCGAAGGCGGTCGGCCGCGCTGGCCCTGGCTCGCCGCCATCGGCGGGCTGACGGCGCTCCTCGTGGGCGGCGCCGTGGCCTTTTCCGGCACGGCGCTTCTGGCGCTGGCCTCGGCCGGCGGTATCGTGGGCGCGCTCCTCATCCTCGCGATGGCCGCGCTCCTTCTGCGAAGGGCAGCCCGCAGCGCGGCCCGCTCCCGCCTCGCCCGCGGCCGGACGGCGCTGCGCCTCGCGCTGGCCTCCATCGGCGGTCCGCGGCAGGAGGCGACCTCGGTCGTCCTGTCGCTGGGCCTCGGCCTTTCTGTGCTGGCCGCGGTGGGCCAGATCGACGCCAACCTCCGCTCGGCCATCGAGCGCGACCTGCCGGCGCGCGCGCCCTCCTACTTCTTCGTGGACATCCAGCAGGACCAGATCGAGGGGTTCCTCTCGACCCTGCGCGGCGATGCGGCGGTGAGCCGGGTCGAGGCCGCCCCCATGCTGCGCGGCGTCCTCACCCGGATCAACGGCCGCCCGGCCCGCGAAGTGGCGGGCGAGCATTGGGTGGTGCGCGGCGACCGCGGCATCTCCTATGCCGCGCGCCCCGACGAGACGGCCCGTGTCGTGGCCGGCACCTTCTGGCCCGAGGATTATCAGGGCCCGCCGCAGGTCTCCTTTGCCGCGGAAGAGGCGGCCGAGATCGGGCTCAAGCTCGGCGACCGGCTCACGGTCAACATCCTCGGCCGCGACATCGAGGCAGAGATCACCTCGCTGCGCGAGGTGGATTTCTCCTCGGCCGGCATGGGGTTCGTGATGGTCATGAACCCGGCCGCGCTGGCGGGCGCGCCCCACACCTTCATCGCCACCGTCTATGCCGAGCCCGAGGCCGAGGGCCGCATCCTGCGCGAGCTCGCCACCGCCTATCCCAACATCACCGCCATCCGCGTCAAGGATGCGATCGAGCGGGTGAGCGAGGCGCTCTCGGCCATTGCGACCGCCACCGCCTGGGCCGCGGCCGCCACGCTGGTCACGGGGTTCGTCGTGCTGATCGGCGCGGCGGCGGCGGGCGAGCGCGGACGGATCTACGAGGCCGCGGTGCTCAAGACGCTGGGCGCCACCCGCGCCCGGATCCTCGCGAGCTTCGCTCTCCGATCCGGCCTCCTCGGCGGCGCGGCCGGCCTCGTCGCGATCCTCGCGGGGGGGCTTGCCGGCTGGGCGGTCATGACCTTCGTGATGGACGCGAGCTACCGGTTCGAGCCGGTCTCGGCTCTGGCGATCGTGGTCGGAGGCGTGCTTGCCACGCTTCTCGCGGGGCTTCTCTTCGCGCTGCGTCCGCTCCGGTCGCGGCCTGCGCAAGTTCTTCGCGCACAGGAGTAG
- the mnmH gene encoding tRNA 2-selenouridine(34) synthase MnmH has translation MAYRATDLSQLIEHGFDDVIDVRSPAEWQEDRVPGAINLPVLDNEERARVGTIYKQVNPFSARKIGAALVARNAARHIEEVLADRPGGWRPLVYCWRGGQRSNSFAMILGQIGWRVEVLEGGYKSWRGLVVQELYDRPVRAPVVVIDGNTGAAKTEILTHLAAFGVQVLDLEGLANHRGSLFGALAGGQPAQRGFESRLAVALARLDPTQPVVVEAESSKIGEIRLPPGLWKAMQAAPRIEVAAPVAARAAYLVRAYRDLVEDGPRLAAVIDLLRPVHPAKRIEEWHAHAAAGRFEELAADLMQRHYDPRYAKHRARSAPPRAAVETDRLDDLPALAARIAAQVARLAEG, from the coding sequence ATGGCCTATCGTGCAACCGACCTTTCGCAGCTCATCGAGCACGGGTTCGACGATGTGATCGACGTGCGCTCGCCTGCCGAATGGCAGGAGGACCGCGTGCCCGGAGCGATCAACCTGCCCGTCCTCGACAATGAGGAGCGCGCCCGGGTCGGAACGATCTACAAGCAGGTCAACCCCTTCTCGGCCCGCAAGATCGGCGCGGCGCTGGTGGCCCGCAATGCCGCGCGTCACATCGAGGAGGTTCTGGCCGACCGTCCGGGCGGCTGGCGCCCGCTCGTCTACTGCTGGCGCGGCGGGCAGAGGTCGAACTCCTTCGCCATGATCCTCGGCCAGATCGGCTGGCGGGTCGAGGTGCTGGAAGGCGGCTACAAGAGCTGGCGCGGCCTCGTGGTGCAGGAGCTCTACGACCGGCCGGTCCGGGCGCCCGTGGTGGTGATCGACGGAAACACCGGGGCCGCGAAGACCGAGATCCTGACGCATCTGGCCGCCTTCGGCGTGCAGGTCCTCGATCTCGAGGGGCTCGCCAATCACCGCGGCTCGCTCTTCGGCGCCTTGGCGGGCGGTCAGCCCGCGCAGCGCGGCTTCGAAAGCCGCCTCGCCGTGGCGCTGGCCCGGCTCGATCCGACGCAGCCGGTGGTGGTCGAGGCGGAATCGAGCAAGATCGGCGAGATCCGGCTGCCGCCGGGCCTCTGGAAGGCGATGCAGGCCGCGCCGCGGATCGAGGTCGCCGCCCCCGTCGCGGCCCGCGCGGCCTATCTCGTGCGCGCCTATCGCGATCTGGTCGAGGACGGCCCGCGGCTCGCCGCCGTCATCGACCTTCTGCGCCCCGTCCATCCGGCAAAACGCATCGAGGAATGGCACGCGCACGCCGCCGCGGGCCGGTTCGAGGAGCTCGCGGCCGATCTGATGCAGCGGCATTACGATCCGCGCTACGCCAAGCACCGCGCCCGCTCGGCCCCGCCGCGCGCGGCGGTCGAGACCGACCGGCTGGACGATCTGCCGGCCCTTGCGGCCCGGATCGCCGCGCAGGTCGCGCGGCTGGCGGAGGGCTGA
- a CDS encoding FAD-dependent oxidoreductase has product MERGARDLVLIGGGHAHALVLLGWKPVPDLRVTLVNPKPAAPYTGMLPGHVAGHYRRSDMMIDLVDLARRAGARLVLDCATGIDRQAKRVLLAGGDSLPYDVASLDVGIASDLPQVPGAADHAVAAKPLGPYADRWDAFVAQAPAEPQIVVIGGGTGGIELAMAQAFRLQSAGARPRVTVVERAAQVLPGLGAGARQALLTRMAGFGIRILTRTEVARIAPDAVILGCGTRLPSDFTLTVTGAQQQAWLTGTGLALERGFVRVGPTLQSSDPAIFAVGDCAHLSHAPRPKAGVFAVREAPILGHNLGAAVLCGPLRRYRPQRDYLKLISCGARVAVADKFGLRLEGAWLWLWKDRIDRRFMQRFRD; this is encoded by the coding sequence ATGGAGCGCGGCGCGCGCGATCTGGTGCTGATCGGCGGCGGGCACGCCCATGCGCTGGTGCTGCTCGGCTGGAAGCCGGTGCCAGACCTGCGCGTCACCCTCGTCAATCCCAAGCCCGCCGCGCCCTACACCGGGATGCTGCCCGGCCATGTCGCGGGACACTACCGCCGGTCGGACATGATGATCGACCTCGTGGATCTGGCCCGGCGCGCGGGCGCCCGGCTCGTGCTCGACTGCGCCACAGGCATCGACCGGCAGGCGAAGCGCGTGCTGCTCGCGGGGGGCGACAGCCTGCCCTACGATGTGGCCTCTCTCGACGTGGGCATCGCCTCGGACCTGCCGCAGGTGCCGGGGGCCGCGGATCATGCGGTGGCGGCAAAGCCCCTCGGGCCCTATGCCGACCGGTGGGACGCGTTCGTGGCGCAGGCGCCGGCCGAGCCGCAGATCGTGGTGATCGGCGGCGGCACCGGAGGGATCGAGCTGGCCATGGCGCAGGCCTTCCGGCTGCAGAGCGCGGGCGCCCGGCCCCGCGTGACCGTCGTCGAGCGCGCGGCGCAGGTGCTGCCGGGCCTCGGCGCAGGCGCGCGGCAGGCGCTCCTCACCCGCATGGCGGGCTTCGGCATCCGGATCCTGACCCGCACCGAGGTGGCGCGGATCGCGCCCGATGCGGTGATCCTCGGCTGCGGCACGCGCCTGCCCTCGGACTTCACCCTGACCGTGACGGGCGCGCAGCAGCAGGCATGGCTGACCGGCACCGGCCTCGCGCTCGAGCGCGGCTTCGTCCGGGTGGGGCCGACGCTGCAAAGCTCGGATCCCGCGATCTTCGCGGTGGGCGACTGCGCCCATCTCTCCCATGCGCCCCGGCCCAAGGCGGGCGTCTTCGCGGTGCGCGAGGCGCCGATCCTCGGCCACAATCTCGGCGCCGCCGTTCTGTGCGGGCCCCTGCGGCGCTACCGGCCGCAGCGCGATTACCTGAAGCTCATCTCCTGCGGCGCCCGCGTGGCCGTGGCCGACAAGTTCGGCCTGCGGCTCGAAGGCGCCTGGCTCTGGCTCTGGAAGGACCGGATCGACCGCCGCTTCATGCAGCGGTTCCGGGACTGA